A stretch of DNA from bacterium:
GAGGCCAGCGGGTTGCCGATCTCGTGCGAGATCCCCGCCGTCAGCCGCCCGATGCTCGCGAGCTTCGAGGCCTGCAGCAGCTGCTCCTCCATCTTGGTCTTCTCGGAGATGTCCTCGACGACGAGGACCAGCCCGCCGGAGGGGTCCTTGAAGGGGCTGACCAGCACGCGGAAGCAGCGCTGCCCCGGCGCCTGCACGATCTCCTCGACCTGCGCGCCCCCCTGGAGCAGCCCGCGGCGCAGCCAGGGCAGCAGCCGGTCGACGGGCTGGTCGAGCGCCGCCTCGCGGCCGATGCCCGAGAGCGCCTCCATCCCGCGGTTCCAGTAATTCACGCGCAGCGAGGGGTCGACGGTCGCGATGCCCGCCGGCGCGCTCTCGATGATGTTCGCGGAGAACTCCTGCAGGTACGAGAGCGCGATGTTGGTCTGCGCCAGCTCCTGGCGCGAGAGCCGCAGGCTGGCGGTGATCCGCTGGAGGGAGGCCGAGAGCTCCGCCCGCTCGCGCTCGGAGAGCACGAGCTTGTCCTCGAAGATGATCGACGAGAGCGAGGAGCCGATCGCGCCCGAGAGCACCCGCTCGGCCTCGAAGCGCAGCGCCCGCAGCTCCTGCGGCGAGAGCTCCTTGCCCTTCGTCGTGCGGCGGGACGTGAAGTCCGCGACGACGCCCCGGGCCTGGTCCGCGCCGACGTACTGCGCGAGGATCGCCTCGATGTCCGCCACGGTGAACGAGGAACCGACGGGCAGCTCCCGCGCGCGATCGTCGGACTCGACGAACAGCAGCGCCTGGATCTGCTCCTCGCGCGAGGGCCGCTTCGCGAGCGAGAAGCCGACGTAGCAGCCGAGGTTCAGGAACATCGACCAGAAGAGCGAGTTGCCCCACTTGCCGAGGCCGCGCACGGCGAACAGCGCGCCCGGGTCGAGCAGGCCCGCGGCCGCCGGACCCGGCCCGCCGCCGGCGGCGATGAGGCCCGCCTTCTGCATCGCCGGGATGATCAGCGTGTAGAACCAGACGGCGAAGCCCGCGAGCAGGCCGGCGATGGCCCCGGCGGTGCTGCCGCGCTTCCAGAACAGGCCGAGCAGGAACGCCGGGGCGAAGAGCGCGACGGCCTCGAAGGACTTCAGCCCGATGTCCACGAGGCTGTAGAACTCGCCGATCGAGACGGCGAAGAGGTAGCCGAGATAGACCACCCCGAGGATGACCAGGCGCTTGATCGCGAGGATGATCGTCGGGAAGCGCGGGTGCTCGTGCAGGCCGATGAGCGCCGGCATGACGATGCTGTTCATCGCCATGGTGCTCAGGGCGAGCGATTCGACGATGACCATGCTCGTCGCCGCCGAGAAGCCCCCGAGGAAGACCGCGAGGGAGAGCAGCTGCATCCCCTGCCCGAGCGGCAGGGAGAGCACGAAGTAGTCGGCGTCGAGCGCCGAGCCGGTGTGCAGGAGCCCCGCGCAGGCGATGGGGACCACGAAGATGTTGATCAGGAAGAGGTACAGCGGGAAGAGCCAGGCGGCCTTGCGCAGGTGGCGCTCGTCGCAGTTCTCGACGACCGCCATCTGGAACTGGCGCGGCAGCAGCAGGATCGCCAGCATCGAGAGCACCAGCAGCGCGAACCACTCGGTGTACCCGGTGCCGTCGCCGCCGTCGATGGTCAGCATCGAGGCGAACGGCGTCGCGCGGATGCGCCCGAAGAGGTCGCCGAACCCGTCGAAGAGCCCGTAGGTGACGAACGCCCCGGCGGCGAGGAAGGCCAGGAGCTTGACGATCGACTCGAAGGCGACGGCGAAGACCAGGCCGCCGTGGCGCTCGGAGGAGTCAAGGCGGCGCGCGCCGAAGATGATCGCGAAGCCGCCGAGGAAGAGCGTGATCACCAGGCCCATGGCCGCGCCGCCGCGCGGTTCGTGCGAGACGATCTCGAACGTGCTGATGATGGCCTTGATCTGCAGCCCGATGTAGGGGATGACGCCGACGACCGCCACGCCCGCCACGAGCGCCGAGAGCAGCAGGGACTTGCCGTAGCGGAAGCCGATGAAGTCCGAGATCGACGTGATGCGGTTGGCCTTGGCGATGCGCACCACGCGCAGCATGACGATGGCCCAGAGCGAGGCCATGAGCGTCGGCCCGAGGTAGATCGTGAGAAAGGAGAGCCCGCCCGTCGCGGCCCGGCCGACGCTCCCGTAGAAGGTCCAGGAGGTGCAGTAGACCGCGAGCGAGAGCGAGTAGACGTAGGCGTTGTTGACGAGGCTGCGGCCGCGCCGCTCCTGGCGCTCCGCCACCCAGGCGATGCCGAAGAGCAGCAGCAGGTAGCTGAGCAGGATGAAGAAGACGATGTACGGCTTGAACACCCGTCCGTCTCAGTCCCGCGCCGGCGGGCCGCCCCCGCGGGCCGCGCGCGCCACGAGGATCACGAAGAGCAGCCAGAAGGCGAGCAGGTACTCGAAGAGCGCGCCGCGGAAGACCTCGAGCAGCGGCCAGTTCAGGCCGAGCAGCCCGAGGTGGAAGATCACGATCCAGATCGCGACGTCGCTCATGTGCTTTTTTTCCCGCGGTCGCCCAGCCGCCGGACGAGATCTTCCGGCCGGCCCGCGCCCCTGTCAAGGAATGCGCCTGAAATCACGTTTCCTAGTGAAGCATTTCACACTTGCAATCGTCAACATCCGTATGTTATAGGTTCTGCCCGTTTGGCCGGCCCCTTCGGTGGCGACAGGCAACAACGGTGTAGGAGGAGCGGTGGACTTCTACTACCTGTCCTTCAGCATATTGGCGGCGGTGCTGTTCGTCCTGCTCCAGTTCGGGCTCTCCCGCCTGATCGCCCCGCACGACCCGCGCGGCGCTAAGGTCTTCCCCTACGAGTGCGGCGAGGTGCCGCTCGGCTCGGCCTGGACGCGCTTCAACGTCGGCTACTACGTCTTCGCGCTGCTCTTCCTGATCTTCGAGGTCGAGGTGGTCTTCCTCTTCCCGTGGGCGGCGGTCCTCCGCGAGATCGGCGTGACGGCGCTCGTCGAGGGCGGCGTCTTCCTC
This window harbors:
- a CDS encoding ATP-binding protein encodes the protein MFKPYIVFFILLSYLLLLFGIAWVAERQERRGRSLVNNAYVYSLSLAVYCTSWTFYGSVGRAATGGLSFLTIYLGPTLMASLWAIVMLRVVRIAKANRITSISDFIGFRYGKSLLLSALVAGVAVVGVIPYIGLQIKAIISTFEIVSHEPRGGAAMGLVITLFLGGFAIIFGARRLDSSERHGGLVFAVAFESIVKLLAFLAAGAFVTYGLFDGFGDLFGRIRATPFASMLTIDGGDGTGYTEWFALLVLSMLAILLLPRQFQMAVVENCDERHLRKAAWLFPLYLFLINIFVVPIACAGLLHTGSALDADYFVLSLPLGQGMQLLSLAVFLGGFSAATSMVIVESLALSTMAMNSIVMPALIGLHEHPRFPTIILAIKRLVILGVVYLGYLFAVSIGEFYSLVDIGLKSFEAVALFAPAFLLGLFWKRGSTAGAIAGLLAGFAVWFYTLIIPAMQKAGLIAAGGGPGPAAAGLLDPGALFAVRGLGKWGNSLFWSMFLNLGCYVGFSLAKRPSREEQIQALLFVESDDRARELPVGSSFTVADIEAILAQYVGADQARGVVADFTSRRTTKGKELSPQELRALRFEAERVLSGAIGSSLSSIIFEDKLVLSERERAELSASLQRITASLRLSRQELAQTNIALSYLQEFSANIIESAPAGIATVDPSLRVNYWNRGMEALSGIGREAALDQPVDRLLPWLRRGLLQGGAQVEEIVQAPGQRCFRVLVSPFKDPSGGLVLVVEDISEKTKMEEQLLQASKLASIGRLTAGISHEIGNPLASISSLVQELAEVDADRAEGREFTRDSLRAINGHLERISRIVRSLGDFARISTGSKVASDIREIFHRTVELVRYDKRFRRIRYQAEFEPIPALLVNPDQMEQVFLNLLLNALDAMPEGGDLRVTMRRQGADVVIEVADTGRGIEPEVVKRVFDPFFTTKPLGKGTGLGLSICYGTVKEHGGTITINSARGAGTTFEIRLPVPRP
- a CDS encoding NADH-quinone oxidoreductase subunit A yields the protein MDFYYLSFSILAAVLFVLLQFGLSRLIAPHDPRGAKVFPYECGEVPLGSAWTRFNVGYYVFALLFLIFEVEVVFLFPWAAVLREIGVTALVEGGVFLVILVFGFAFAWRKGYLAWR